The genomic region TCTCatcagaggagaggaagggagagtatatataatataaagtatatatagtatatataaaatatacttTTTAGATGAAATATTAGATAAAATATACTTTTTAGATGAAAATTAAAATTTAGGTGGATTTTTATATAGTTTGGGAGATCAGTGAGTTTTCTGATGTTATTCCAGagcctcaaccaaagtcctgaCTGGAACAGCTTTGCCCTGTAAGCCAAGGTGGTGTTTAAGGTCCTGCAGTGACTTGATCTCAATGGCCAAAGTGCTCCCAccaggccagggcagaaaaggccctggttgaggctaattttaacttccttggggctaggggtcctaagcagattttgttgGCTTGATCTGAGTGTTCTTCAGTAGTAACTCTGATCTGAAATTTAATTGTGCGGTCCTGATCAGAGTTACATCATATGAAGCTTGCTGAAGTCAAGGCGCTTAGGAGGGTCGTTACTCTTTTAGGATTCCAGTGTAATTCATAAATCCATAACCAGTGAATCAAGCTGTGAGTTATGATGTATAGAGCCAGTCAGCTTCATGCCATTCAGGTTAGTTGTCTGTTGTGTCAGAACAGTTAGCTGTACTCCTTACCTGAGCTGTTGCCTTGATAATGAAAGcgtttgctgaggcagctgttccCCGGCTGTCAATCCATGTTCTTGTTGCAAAAGCACTGGCTGCACTTGTTATGAAAGACTTCTAGCTGAGGAAACAGCTGCTGTGACAAGATCTCCTTTTTAAATCTGGGGAAATATAGATGAACAGCAAGGAGAAGCAGCTGGTTGTGCCTGCAGCAAAAaggacatttcttcttcttccccctcttgGAAAGTAAAATTTAAAGCTTTAACACAAATGCAGGGTAAGATTGTGAAGGAATAATTTCCTAATGGTCACGTTCAGAGGTCTGTCTTCACCCCTTTTGTGAAAATAACTGGGCTTTTGATGAGTAGCTCCCTGGAATGAAAAGCCCCTAAGGAATGCCAAAAGTCCTGAGAAGAAACTGAAGAGGGGCAGGAATTAAAAATTAGCTTAGTTTCTGGCTAGTCATGAACTGTGCGATTAGATTGTGTTGAAGAAAACAGAACCTTTTACATTGAAGTGCAGAAGCTTTTAGAGTCCAGTTTGTGGAATAAGGTACAAGTCTCACAAACACATGGAAAAATATGTAGGATTTATAGGGCTGTATTTTGTACCAGGCTTTAATACAAAATTGCCAGATACGCAGTATTAATTGATTCTCCTCCCCCCATATAAAATCAGAAATCTGAGTATTCTCCCCCCTGAAAAATCTGGACACTTAGAAGCCATGTGGCAGGTAGACATTATTAGGTACAGCTTTCCCTGTTAATAACATACCCACACTCCCAGTAAGAAACAGTCCTGTGAAGGAAATGTAGGCTACAATAAGGGCGGCCCCCTTTCCTTCCATTTGCTGCTGTTGCCTTCACAAAAAAGAGGCATACTGCTTTTAGCAGGTTCTTCTGAACAGCTAACTAGTTTTCTTCCTTAATTTAATTCAGCTTTGATGAACATCTCCTTGTCTCAGTCAAGTGGCTTCCCTGCTCATCCCTGGGCCATGTTATGAAGGATCCCTAGCGGCTGCTTGTGTGAGCTCTTTGGGGAGCCCAGCAAAAAGCCTTTTTCAAGTGGTCTCATTCAAGCTAGAGCTTTTATTggatgaaagaaaaggaaagccgGAGAGCCAAAATAGCTTTGTTAGAAAACTGATGGTTAGTTGGAAGAGAGCTAATAGGAAATTATAAAAATTGTACATACTCAGAAAAGGTAAAATTGGGGCTATTCAGTTTAATTGTATAGAATGTAGTGGGTAAAGGTTAGGAAagtaaagggagggggcagaaggacTTAAGGAAGATGGGACTAGGTGGCCAGAAGCCCATCCCCCCAAAATCATGGATTTCTGGATACTAGTATGCTAGGAAAGGGAATTGCTGTTAGTTTTTCTTGTCCCTGCTTTACGAGCTATAACCCTTTCCccccagtcctagttctctctgCTATGCAATAATTAAAGGCACCAGGACTCTGGCCCTCCTATGTGGAAAGGAGAAGAATTAAGTCAAAACAAAAGAGTAATTGTGAATGGGGGTGGGACCGCAAGCAAGAGGAGCAGAGAGGGGGAGGACTTAATGTGGTTAGCAAAGGACCACGCCCCAAGTGGGTGAACAGAGCAGGAAGTGTCAAATGCGGCCAGTGTGAAACTCCCAAAATGCAACAGTTGTCTAACTTTCCTAAACAGCTTTCATATAGTCTAGCGATAGTGTTGATTTTGGAGAGCAAGGCCTTTAGAGGTTGCTATTGTTAAGAAAATCAAATCTCTGCTcatgtcttttgtttgttttagtgaACTTTAATCTTTCCTTGTATTTATATATCCATTTTGCTGGACTGAATTGCCATGGTTACAATTATATGGGATCATGACAGTTGGCAGGTTCATATTTATGTCCATTTTAATTCAAAATAAGACAGGGAAGGAAAAACTGGAGATTAATGGTATGTCAGAGCAATCTTGGCAGGCAGCCTGTAGTATTATACCAAATGCCCTATAGAGGGCAGCAAACGACAACCAAAACTTGCATATGGAATCCTGTCTTATAATTTGTTGACCTCTGATGTAAGGGGGTCTTGTGATCAGCCAATGTGACCAGAGGGCCAGCGCACTGTCAGCGGCGTGAAGCCGAAAACCTCTGGAGAATTGTAGACATGTCTGTCAAAGCCACCGAGAAAGTAGAAACAATGACAGAGCTGCTTGATCAGACGGAGACCGGTCTGCTTGAATGCAAAGTATGCTTTGAAAGATACGGCCAGCAGAAAAAACGTCGCCCAAGGAACTTGCCCTGTGGACACGTTATGTGCCTGGAATGCGTCTCTTCTCTAGCCCATCCCCGGAATTTTAAGTTGGAGTGCCCTTTCTGTCGGAGAGCCTGCAAATCTTCCGAGACCAGTGACTGTTTGCCGCTGTTGCACTTGATGGAAATCTTGAGCCCTTCAGCTATTAATGCTCCAGTTCCTGGAAGGACAATTGGGACAGGTGAGGATATGGCTGTATTACCATCTCATGTCTTGACATTCAGTCTTTCATTTGGAGGATGGGGAACGCTCATCAATCCAACCGGGATGGCCGTATGTCAGAAGTCCGGCTGCGTAGCTGTTGCTCATGACGGCAAGAAGAGGATTAAGCTGTTTTCTTTCAACGGGAGCTGCATACAACAGtttggagagagaggagaggcaggaaatgacatcatgtacCCGACTGATGTCACAGTCACATTGGACGGCCACATCGTAGTCACAGACAGTGGAGACTGTTCTGTCAAAGTGTTTGATTTTAATGGCAGAGGCAAGCTAGTGATCTCGGAGTCCTTCTCTTTACCGTGGGGCCTTGATACGACGCCTCAGAACGATATTGTCATGAGCGATTCAGAGGCAGGCATTCTGTATCGCTTGACGGCTGACTTTAAAAAGGGAGAATTGAAGGCAGTGAAAAAAATGTATTCTAATCTGTGCAACCCGAGAAAAGTGGCCATTTCTCAGACCTCTGGGGCTATTACAGTAATAGAGCATTTGATGGCCAAAGGCCCAAGCTTTGGCTGCACAAGAGTGAAAGTCTTCAGTGCAGATATGAAGCTCATTAGTCAAGTAGATAGTTTTGGCCTGAATCTTGTGTTTCCTTCCAAGCCTTATGCCAGTGCTGTCACCTTCAGCAAGGAAGGGCATGTAATAGTAACCGATGCCTACAACCAAGCAGTATTTGGCCTTGGCAAACCTGAAGAATTCCCTGTATGTAAGCCCATCATTACCCAGGGACTCTCCTACCCCCTGGCATTAGCTTACACTGCCAATAATTCTCTGATTGTCTTGGATGGTGGGGATCATTCTTTAAAAGTCTAtacccaagtgggacctggggatcccctggaattataactcccctccaggtgacagagatcaggtcccctggagaaaatggcggatttggagggtggactccatgccaTTGTAccccgaggtccctccccatcccaaatcccactcaattctggctccacccccaaagacttcaggtttttccaacctggagctggcaaaatTAATACTACCTGTTTAAATAGTGGGGGAGGGTGCTTTCTTACAAACTGAGAGAAATGGTTCCAGTCCACAACCAAGGTGATCCGTGGGAAGTTCTTCATAACTCCCCAGGTTCTCTAGCAAGTAATTGAAGCCTCACCCATGTTAACCTACAATGATGTCACCAGCCCAGAGCCTTATGGGAAGGACTGGTTAGAAAAATAATAGtaaatttattattgttgttgttgttgttatttattattattattatttaaatccaGCCCTGCTGATATGAAACAGACATAGGTCAGCTATCCTCTTACAACTGGCCGCAATACGTAGTAAGAATTTTTAAACAGGCCTGGACGAGAAGGTCCAGAAAACTTTattttcctggctttctgcaaactatgcaaaaccatTCAAGCGAGCTTTTCTGCGCAGGTAATAGGTTTGCGCTGCACAAAACGGTTTTACAAACttgcttggataaattattagggacagTGGGTTTTTACTGCTGTGAATAGCTTATTGTAAGCAGGGTTCTATTCATGTGATTTCTGTACAgcttaatgtgtcatgtgaatACTTATGCTGTGCTTCAGCTCTTTCTGgtagttccagacttctaaaatcctaatgcatcgGTTCCTGAATGCCCCATTTTTGTAACTGCACTGTCTCACTGTGTGTAATCTGACGCCATTAAACAGTCAAATGATAAATAAcatcaaaaatacaaataaaatgtcaGTGCTGCTGGGTTCTAGATCAGTTTGGTTTgtgatgtagagcagtggtccccaacctttttatcaccggggaccactcaacggcttttactgaggcccggtggggggggggtagtttactcctctactctcaaccactgctctagcactctctgatcgctatggtaatgcttaaacatcccttcaaaataagatacagacatgccacaacaatgaagtgtgttgtaaagggctggggggaatgaagtaaagggcaggTGGgcgggagaaggtgtccttcggggcccacctccaattaatcgaaggaccacatgtggtccgcggcccacaggttggggattgctaatgtaGAGGGTTCAAGTGAAAGCACTCTTTCAGCCTAACTCTACGTCCTACTGCACCAACAAGGCAATGATCTACAACCTCTGCATCTATAGGGCACCATAATGGATAAAACTGAACTGGCCATTAACAGATAACCAGAAGTGTAACATGGAGCAGTGGCATTATCTGTTGTGCTGCTATAGCCAGTTGCAGTGTGAACACACCAATTGAGCTAAACAAAACAGGGCAAAGGAGGGGGGTTGTAGGTGGGGGGATGGTGGCAGTCATGAGGCCTCTCACTTCAGTGccattgtaattttttaaaatatgctttggTGCCCGCCAATCCGGTTCCGCATGCCAAGTATTTAGAGTTATACTTTCTCAACTGTGTTGCACTGGATACATCTAACAGATTACAGACCTACTGTTAAGAAGGCAGCACTCGCTATATCAtctgtgctccctcttcccactcctttaTAAAGATTTGAGGAAGGGGGGTTGGGCAGGCTGAAGACCACCATAATTTTTTAGGAgtccattttattgtatgtatatgtatgtccacatttattttaatggggttttactgggttttatatGGACaaattgtgacccaccacaagctggttcgagagtggcaggtaatatgtttaaataataataataaaataataattaatttgcCTTCTGCCGGATGTCTCTGCAGTGCCGGTGGTCCATGCATCACTGTAACAACACCTATGACACATTGCTTGCAGTTTTAAATCAATATTATTGTATCCACTGTTGATTTAAGAGACGCCGATTGAATCGTACTTTTGTGTGTTGCATGTCTTTAATATAATCACGTGGGATCTTTTTTTCGGATGAATGTTAAATATCACCCATGTGTATAGTTCCTTAGATATTTCACACCATCCTTAATCAACTGTGACTTTTTGCAGAGGGATGGTGAGGGAGATTAACTAATTCCCATTTGGCCATTTTTCTGTTCCATATGGCTTTGCCATCTCTGGttcacacacaccaccaccaccacaatgaCAAAAGTGGAATGAAAAGCTGCTGGGTCGGTGAATGGGGAAAATGACCAGAAATGAGTGTTTCAGTGTTCTCTCTGAAAGATCCATGAGATGGCAAGTAAAGTATAATTTGGCCCTAACAGAGAGGTTTTTGCATGGTTAGAATATGCGTATGATTAGGGTTTCTAGCCTccaagtggtagctggagatttcctgggatcactactgatctccaggtaacagatcacaactgatctcctggagaaaatagccacttggGAAAGTGGATTCtaaggcattatatcccactgaagtccctccctttctccaaccccaccctcctcaggctctgaccacaaactctccaggtatttcccaacctggagctggcaactctatgtaCAATATAACAGAAGAAGGAGCCAGTCTGTTCCAAACAATAAAAGACATTGTCTATTATTGTGTAAAACTATTTTTACAAGTATATTGAGATGAATGTAAGAATTCTGTAGGCATCAGATGCTCACTCCCGTATTCACTCTCCAGTATGGAATCACTTGACAGCTATGACCTTCAGTTGTCTATCTAAGACAAACAAGATAGACTTAGCACAAAAGCAtacatggacacaaatctgacatgatTCAGAAACCTGTAGCAGAACATTTCTTAATCTACCTGTTGTTGTGAAAGTCAGCATTCTTCAACAGAGAGACTTTGGATGGAGACTCCGTATAAACCATTGAACTGGATTAATTCAGTAGCATTAATTGTATTGATCAGTCTGATACCTTCCACATCCTCTGTATGTGTTAAGCTATTGTAAAGTAAATAAGTAGTCTAATTAATGTCCCTTTAGAccttttagagccagcttggtgtagtgatttggaatgcggacttctaatctggcgaaccgggttcaattctgcgctcccccacatgcaaccagctgggtgaccttgggcttaccacagcactgataaagttgttctgactgagcagtgataccagggctttctcagcctcacccacctcacagggtgtctgttgtgggaagaggaaagggaaggtgattgtaagccactttgagactccttcgggtagagaaaagcagcatacaagaaccaactctttataACTTTTCTCCTTTTGTACAGCATTTACTGAATGAATGAGGGTTCACCTCAGCAATGCTTCGATAAACTCTTTCGCCTTGAAGGAGCCAAATGACTCCTTTTTTGGTTTTCCTACCCAATGACTTGCATGGCTGCTGCACTGGAATTTATAAACATGTGCTAGAAAATGGTTCATTATAAAAATCCTATAGCTCTGTGTATCAAAATATGCTGATGTCAACAGAGATGTTGATTTGGACGTAGATCAAAGTGTGCATCCCACTGAAATTAATGCGCTGTGGACAGACCACATCTGCATTTGGATACACAACTGAAATACTTTGGAGTCCTTTAAACTGACAAGAGGAAAGCCCCAAAGAAATTTGAGGACTCCTTTAGAGGGGagaattgttaaaaataaaatggttaaaaataaaatgcattctgTTGTCTACTCTGGCATGTTTTTAAATACTGAAATAACTTAAAGGATCACTGGAGAAATCGCAAACTGCAGCACTTCTAAGATGGAAGGTTTAGGGAATCCAAATGTAATACATCCCAAAGGAACTTTGTTTTGGACAGATTTCAGACAGGACTTTATTGCCACCCATCCCATTGTCCATCTAGAATCTCTCAGTTGCACAGGGAACAAATATAAGCAGGCTTCCCATTCAGGCCCATTTATTGCCTAATGAACCTTGCAGACGACTACGGTAATCTTCGGAGACCCTGCTTCAGGGGCCCCACTTCTGAGATTAGGCAACCTGGGAGAGGGTTCTCTTGGAAAGGCTCCAAACTCTGGAACCCTCTGCCCAGTAAGTCTCATTCATacccttctgttgccatcagaGGATGAACTTTTTGTTTGGTTTCaattggcattccctcagtgatctccTTTCTGCCCAATGTTATtacattgttctgtttttatgtattttagctCTGGGTTTAATGATAGCTTTTGGAAGTGGCATTAAGGGTTTCAAAATATGATTTTCTTCTGTATGTTTTAATTGATCTTTTTGTTTCAATatataacccaccactcccacacagtggctcatggcaggtaacaataatttaaaacctGGGGGGCAGCAATGGACTGGCTACCCAGCGGGGACCCCAGATCTTActagcctggcttcaaccaaagacctggcagaagagctccatcttgcaggtcctgcagaactgaaaaagttctgacagggcctgtaactctcccaagagctcattccaccaggtaggggccaggactgaaaaagccctggccctggccaggtgAACCTTCCTTGGGCTGGGGACCTCCAACAAATTCatgcctgcagagcaaagtgccctgtggaggggggggcacaaggAAGATATATCCTGCAGATATAAGGGGCTCAGACCACAGATAGCCTTGAAaattagcaccaaaaccttgaacctgatccgggccacaacaggctaccaatgtagctgcctcggcacagactggatatgagtcctccaagatgttcctagcagctgcattttgcaccagttgcaatttctgggtcagggacaagggcaggcctgcatagaccaagttatagaagtctagccTGGGCGTGATCATTGTTTGGATAACTGTGGCCAAGCAATCTgatgacaggtagggcgctagtagcttcacTTGACATAGATGGAAGTGCTGTGCGCACTACTCCCATGACCTGGTCCTccacagaaagggaggcatccaggatcacccccaagttcctggatGACAGTGAGATATTAGTtgtaccccagccaaggtgggtaggtgcacttcccaatctgctgccttcctgcccaggcatAGGaccttcttggaggggttgaggttagctgcttttgagggtagaaaggtggaatataatttttaaaaaatgaatgttatTCAGAGAGCAAGCTACTGTATATGACATATAAAATTGATTTTCGGGTTTTTAAGAGGAGGCCACTTAGCACAAAACAAAAACTAATTAATATGGTTAACATTGTACATAATGAAGAAAATAGTTGGCTATTGTGTTACACATTTCCTGTACTATGATTGGATGTTTATGTATGTTTCTAAACAGAGGATGTTCGGACTGTGAGATGTATGGTGCACATATGCAGATTCAGTTGTGAACATTGACCAACAGGAATGGTTTATGTGCCACCATTTTGTAGAAAGCAGattatttttgaattttcagTGAAGTTTCAAGAcgatatgtgtatgtatatactgTTCCTTCtagtgttatttttttctttacatgTTGATTTCTAAAAAGTGTAATTAAGAAACATTTTTAATGTCctgaatacataaataataatctCACAGTGTTTATATATTGGCCCCCTTTGTTTTACTAGAAGCCCCTAGTTTCAATTCAGGAAACATGATCACAATAGAACTGCAGGCATCTGTTTCAGCCATCCTTGCATACCAGACATTCTTTATTGTAATGATGAAGAGACTGAATGCTTTTTAGGGAGGGGCGAATAATGGGAGTTTTGTCCTTTCCACAGCTTACGCTCATTTATGTTGAACAAGTCGCAAACTGTCTGTAGCAATTAATTGCTTTTTAGGGATAAAGCAATTCATTTCCCACTGAACTAGTGCAAAGAAATAAAGTAAATGTGTTAGAGCCAGAGCTTTTACCTATAATAACACACACTAGCTAACATATTCAAAATTAATCTTTATGTTTTCCATCAGGAAATTTTCTGAGAATGTCAATATGATCGCCTTTTTTCACATAGTTCATATATTGACATTCTTATTCCAGTTTGTTTATTGTAAAATGTTGGCACAGGTGCAGTCAGGGAACACATTTAGATACTGATTGAATGAAAGAAAGATACCTTTCATTCTCTTTCCTTTTGTGCCAGAGATCTGCATGCGTCTTTGTTTTAATAGTTCCGAAAAAGAGATTATTGCTGGATTTCCTAAAAAGTTGACTGATGTTCAGGTATCATACATCTGTTCCAACACACACTTCCATAGCTTTGTAAAACtctttaataaattattttaataatttgaaTACTATCAAATATATGATAAATACTAATAGTATTTCCTGAATAACAGCTTTCTTACTGTATCAAGAAGTAATTTTAATCAAATAGGTACTCAAGCATAATAATGATATCTTTCAAGATGTTTCCCTGCCAGCAACAAAAAGAATTTTTCAACAACGGCCACTTATCCCAGAACTGCAGGTGTGAGGATACTCTGGCTTTTGCCTAAGAGGGTTAAGCCTGGTTTACATATGCAACAGAATGAGGGGACAAAATGTTCTGTACCACTTGGAACTGCCTGTTTCAATGTTCTCCTGAATGAATAGCACCGTGTTAGCAAAAAATGATCATAGTATGCAAAGGGACAGGCTAGAAACTTTCCCCATGAGGTGGTTTTCTTTTATTTGCAGGAAGTTTTTGGAAGGGTCATTAAATTAAAATCCTTTCAATTGTGGTCTAAAGTGTTATGGCGCTTTCTGCCACTTTAATATTTTACCACTTCATTCTCCTTCATGAATAAGCCAGGCCTTAAATTGGACACGCTGCTGAACTAAGCAGGAAGAACCCTAGACAGGGAAGGAATACAGTcagggggaaacaaacaaacctgtATTATCCTAAGCACAGTTAGACCCTTTTAAGCCCCATGGAGTCAGTAGTTTTAGGAAGTTGTGACTCTAGTCAGGATGGCCCATAACAGACTGAagcaagcaaagaagaaaacagaaatgagGTGGCAGAGGCTTAAGAgccagggaaggagaaaggaaggatatgAGAAATGGGTCACAGGACCCAAGCTGTAAGGTGAGGGAGAGGGGGTCACATGCTGTGCTGAGATACCTGTGGAAGGGAGAACCAGAGGAAAACGGGAATGAATATTCAGAGCAGTGGCACAGGAATCTTATAGAATTATAccaagaaatagaaaggaaaacGAAAAGAGATGAGATGCatagaaacctgtgggaaagtAAGGAAGCagtcacatcatcatcatcatcatcatcatcattattttatttattccctgccattCCCATTGCGGCGGGTTACAAACGTCCAGTaaaaaacctattaaaaccccattaaaattgaCACAAAACTTACAAGAACAGGCAATATGGCAAAACACCACCCTCCACCCATCCCtgcctttggaaggggggggggatgagggtcCAGGTAACACAGGTTGCAGCTAACACCAGGGTATTATGTAACTACATTATGTGTAGTTGCATTTGTTCATTATTAGGACATTTCCCACAAAATATTATTCAGTGTATAAACTGTAAAAAAATTCTGcataaaatgcatttctttttattgGTTCTCTGTTTAGCATGGCATAAGCTTGGTGGGGGAGGGATGTGAGTCCCCGCCAAAATGTCCTCTTTATATTCTGATAATAGTACCATAGATATTTTGGTTGCTTGGTTGGCTGGTTGAGACAGTCCATCCCTTGAACTATTTCAGTATTTCAATTTTCTGCTGTTTTTAATGTccgatatcacctgataaatgtttaacacatttaaaccatatatcaaaaattaattaattcccaaccaattgggaaacccttccagggccatcaagaaaccccaggattttacaaaatgaagctgatgggcagtaggttcaggagggacaaaaggaaatactgctttacacagagagtgatgaaaatgtggaattggctgtctgagaatatagtgatggccacagaaataaacagctttaaacggAAATTAGATCCTTGAAGGATATGTCTAACAATaattactagccatggtgactgagtagaactccatgttcagaggcactaaacctctgaatcccagagccagcaggcaacatcagtggcaggcctcagcctctatacactgttgttggctcttcagaggaactggttggcctctgtgtgagacaggatgctggactagatagactattggtctaatccagcagggctcttatttcTTAATATAACATATAttacaaataaatttatttggacTTTAACCATGCCATTCCAAGCAGAACTACTTAGAATGCCACCACGAATATATCTGTATAATTATGCATACTACTGTGCATAAATCTCACATTATCTGGATTAAATTAGTTTTGATTTAGGGGTGAATGTAACTTTTCAGAGTTGTCACTACAGTTCAACATTTCTTGGCTCATTCTGTCAGATTAACAATAGTAACATGGCAGGTGGAATAAGGAAACATGAGTTTCCAGTCTCTATTTTTAGAGCAGTGGAGTAGGGATTATCCTACAGAGAATTTCGTGTAGTTAAATCTTAATTTAACTAAATTGTCCCAGAGATATTCTCTCTTTAGCCAGATATTTATGCCCTTTATCAGTTATGCTGCAAACTATAGTGGGGTAGCCAGCAGAAATGAAAAAATGGGTTATACTAGAAGAGTTAGTCTTTATACCCTTTTGAAAagcagcttttcactacctgaggagtctcaaagcagtttataatctcccttcccttcctctcccctgtgaggtaaatggggctgagagagctctaatagaacttctctgagaacagctctaacaggagagTGGCTAGCCCAAAATAGTGGATTCACTACTTTGAATTTGCTTCAATATGctctgcttgtttgtttgcaaATTAAACAAATGTTGCAAATACATTGTAAATTTTCAGTGCTTTCAGTAGGGCAAACTGAGCGACTTCTGGAATTTATCACAGTGGGGAGTCATTAACAACACAACAATATATGTAAGGTATATTTCTCTATATCCATATTTTGATGTTGGAATGGCATTCTCATGGGTCATTTGGGAAGGACAAT from Paroedura picta isolate Pp20150507F chromosome 9, Ppicta_v3.0, whole genome shotgun sequence harbors:
- the NHLRC1 gene encoding E3 ubiquitin-protein ligase NHLRC1 translates to MSVKATEKVETMTELLDQTETGLLECKVCFERYGQQKKRRPRNLPCGHVMCLECVSSLAHPRNFKLECPFCRRACKSSETSDCLPLLHLMEILSPSAINAPVPGRTIGTGEDMAVLPSHVLTFSLSFGGWGTLINPTGMAVCQKSGCVAVAHDGKKRIKLFSFNGSCIQQFGERGEAGNDIMYPTDVTVTLDGHIVVTDSGDCSVKVFDFNGRGKLVISESFSLPWGLDTTPQNDIVMSDSEAGILYRLTADFKKGELKAVKKMYSNLCNPRKVAISQTSGAITVIEHLMAKGPSFGCTRVKVFSADMKLISQVDSFGLNLVFPSKPYASAVTFSKEGHVIVTDAYNQAVFGLGKPEEFPVCKPIITQGLSYPLALAYTANNSLIVLDGGDHSLKVYTQVGPGDPLEL